The Brachypodium distachyon strain Bd21 chromosome 4, Brachypodium_distachyon_v3.0, whole genome shotgun sequence nucleotide sequence GCCTCCATAAACGGGCTTGTTAATGACTAATGGGCTGCAGCCTAGCACCGTACAACAGTAATTTGGGGGCCCAAAAATTTAGGGCCCTGTTCGGTCGAACCGGTTGCACTCCGGTCCGCCCGGGCCTGCTTGCTAATTAGGAacgatcttttttttctctaattaGGGAAGTTCAGGAGTTGTACATTTTTTCTAGGTTGTCCCGTCGCATCTTTCTACATCTGAAGTTGGATATAATTTTCTGTATGAAACTACTTGATTTGTTACTTGGTTGATTTGAATAACTAAAAGAAGTGTTTCTTTTTCAGTCGATTTAGAAATAGTTGTTTCCGTTGTCTTAAAAATAGCATAATCATAACTAAAATGAGTTGGAGATAGCAAATATGTTTCAAAGCATTAGATAACTGGGTCAacgtacatgacccagtaatTTAGAGTCCCAATCATATACTCCATATTAGATTCAACCTAGATCCAGGCATTGTTTCGAATTACGTGAGACGTGCTGATTCCGTTgtttggaaggaaaaaaaaagtctagCTGATAAAGCCTATGGGCTGTTTAGTGGAGCTCCCGTCGCGCAAGTTCTGCATGGGGCAGGGGTTGCAGCCCGTTGGTCTTACAAATCCCACGGGGACCCGACCATGGTAGGCCCTAGGCCCACGCTAGCCTCAGCCCCGTTTAGCCGCCTGGACTTGCGTTCGCTAATACAGTTGCCCCGTCGCGGCTGACTGATGCCGCAGGGCGTAGCTGCTTGCTGGCGCGGCGACCTGATTTTTTGACTGTCGATTTTGGGATGGACGGTTACTTTTCTTGAGGAAGCTAGAAAGGAAAATGTACGCTTTTCAACAGCAACAGAATCAAATGAACCGTATTTAATTGTGTGCTGCTACTACAGAAGTACCAGTATTGATTAACGGAAATTACCCCTTCGGTTCGAATATAAAACTGGTCCTGAAAGAAGGAATCGCACAGGACACAGATAATGCGCCGTGCACCTCTCGGGCAAAAAACAAAGCAGGGGTGTCTAAGCTCTGTGATGCCATGTCAACTAGGCAGGACTGAACGCCTTTCAGGAAAAGCAGGGAAAATTTCAACCAGTCGTGCACTCGTGCTAGCTATAACTTTTCTTATTAGGGCGGTTTATCTTCCACGGTTTGAAGGGAAATCAGTGGAACATTTTGTCTCACGTTGTTTATTTGGTTTCTCACCCTGAACGCACTCAACAACGCAGATCTGGCATCTATGCACGCATTCTTTCCTTCAACCTCCCCTTCTGCAACGTGATGTTTCCCGGAACCTTAAACTGAATATTATGTGAACATAGCTGACACCATTCTTAGTTAACCTCTAGCTGCATCAGTAGTATCGTACTTGTAGTGTGCACGTGCGGTGTGACCGTCTTAAATTTGTTTGGAATACATCTTACAGCAACATCACACCAACCGACATTCCATTATGCAAAGCAAGGCATGATCCATTCCGTGGCGATCGAGCAGAAGGAAATGGGTGCCGCACTTGCTACTGACCCGACATATATGCTTTGTCTAGTAGACCTTAGTTTAGTAAGCTGCAAGACAAGCATATggagtatgtatatatagcagAGTATTACCACGAGACAGGACCAAGGGATTAACCTGAAGATGTCATCTCCAGTTCTCCACTTAATTTAATTACTCATCGAGTGCGTgcacgatcgatcgatctcacaAGATTACCTGATTTAATTGATGACATGACACCATCTTGCAATGGACCTCAAGCTTGTGCCAGgcgtgctagctagctagctcgatgGAGCCCCCACTTGTCCGCCAAATCTTGGCGTGTTCACGAAAGCTTGAATTAGGTTCGAATTAGACCTCGGGCAAGTTTAGAATACTTGATCTCTTGCAGGAATCAGCCTCCGAGCTCTTCTCAGTTCTCACCGATAAGCTCATATACGCCATACGTGCCCCTTAATTCGGAGGTCACGTCAAGATTTTTAGCCGTGATCGATGTGATCAAGTGTGGAGTCTCTGGCGCGCAGCTGGTGAGGTACAGGTCGCCAAACCACACAGGCCTGGCGATGCCCCAAGAGCATTCCCCTACTTTGGTGCTTAATCCACCATTGAGAAGGGAATTTTCTAGAGTGGCTTGGACCATCATCGTCTTGGCGGTTGCTTTCGGGCCCAGCTTGCGTTCGATGCGTTGCAAGAATTTTTTGATCATTCGTGGATACATATAGCCATGTAGGACGCCGTGCTGCAGAAACCAGAGATATACGACGTAGTCGCATGCAACGCTAATTAAGCATGGAGCGAACATTCCTGGTACTAGCAGTGCTGCTGATCCTCGCCGCGTCGCTCTACGCTTCCACGCCGGCGCCCACAGAGGgggccttcttcttcgccgGAGGAGACGTCCGCGTGGACCTGACCCACGTGGACGCCGGGAAGCAGTTGTCCAGGCGCGAGCTGGTGAGGCGCGCCGTGCAGCGCAGCAAGGCCAGGGCGGCCGCGCTGTCCGTGGCGCGCCTCGGCGGCAGCAATAAGGGCGCGCGGCAGCAGGATCAGAATCAGCAGCAGCCTGGCTTGCCGGTGCGCCCGTCCGGAGACCTCGAGTACCTGGTGGATCTCGCCGTCGgcacgccgccgcagcccgtGTCGGCGCTGCTGGACACGGGAAGCGACCTCATCTGGACGCAGTGCGCGCCGTGCGCCAGCTGCCTCCCGCAGCCGGACCCGATCTTCAGCCCCGGCGCCTCGTCTTCGTACGAGCCCATGCGGTGCGCCGGAGAGCTCTGCAACGACATTCTGCACCACAGCTGCCAGCGCCCCGACACGTGCACTTACCGATACAGCTACGGCGACGGGACGACGACGCGGGGCGTGTACGCCACCGAGCGGTTTACCTtctcgtcttcgtcgtcgggcggcgagacgacgaagctAAGCGCGCCGCTCGGGTTCGGGTGCGGCACCATGAACAAGGGCAGCCTGAACAACGGCTCCGGCATCGTGGGGTTCGGCCGGGCACCGCTGTCGCTCGTCTCGCAGCTCGCCATCCGCCGCTTCTCCTACTGCCTCACGCCCTACGCCAGCGGGAGGAAGAGCACGCTCCTCTTCGGCTCCCTCAGGGGCGGCGTCTACGacgccgccacggccaccgTCCAGACCACGAGGCTGCTGCGGAGCCGCCAGAACCCGACCTTCTACTACGTGCCCTTCACGGGGGTCACGGTGGGCGCGAGGCGGCTGCGGATCCCGATCTCGGCGTTCGCGCTGAGACCCGACGGCTCCGGCGGGGCGATCGTGGACTCGGGCACCGCGCTCACGCTGTTCCCGGCGCCCGTGCTGGCCGAGGTGGTCAGGGCGTTTCGGTCGCAGCTGAGGCTGCCGTTCGCGGCCAACGGCAGCAGCGGGCCGGACGACGGGGTGTGCttcgccgcggccgcgagcAGAGTACCGCGGCCGGCGGTAGTGCCGAGGATGGTGTTCCACTTGCAGGGCGCGGACCTGGACCTGCCGCGCCGGAACTACGTGCTGGACGACCAGAGGAAAGGGAACCTGTGCCTCCTCCTGGCGGACTCGGGCGACTCGGGCACCACCATCGGCAACTTCGTGCAGCAGGACATGCGCGTGCTCTACGATCTTGAGGCGGACACCTTGTCGTTCGCTCCGGCGCAGTGCTGATCGATCCAGGCGCGCGGGCCGGGTGGATCCAGCACCCACGCATGCACAGTCATATGGGCATGCAATGCAAGTGTCTGTTCCGTAAATATATAGGCTTAATTAGCTACGCATGCGTCAAAGGAGATATCATGCACAATAAGTACATAAAAGGTTAATTGAGGGTGTAATAGTTTAATAAGTGATTAAGTGTTGATTTTTTAATCGGATTCGCTATTTCTTTCGGTCCATACTGGACTATGTTGCACGGTGAAGAACATCGATGTCATTAAGAGAGCCTGGTAAACCAAAAAAGGAATGCCAAATCTAAAGATCTTGTGAAGAAATAGCTTTCAGAATGATTGTGTGCTCGTGCACATGGCCAGTATACGTACCTTGTCGTGATGAAGGGTAATTTTTTCACCCCCAATGCATGCAGTCGAGGCTCCCTAGCAGGGAACCTCTGCTCTCTCCAATTGCAAGCAATCTAGCACTATTGAGATCTAATATACTCATCTCCAAAAACTTCAATAACATCTCTAACAAATGCTTTCATACAATCTAAAGCGGTACTTTTTCCAATCTGAACGTACTCATCTGTAGCATCCGCTGCTACACCATAAACCAACATTCGGAACACTGCGGTAGCCTTCTGAAGCGATGATAACACAAGTTTTCCAGCTGCATTTCTTTTCTACACAAAATAGCTATCGTGTACCTACCCAGCTTTCACTGTGCGACAAAACAACGGCCGAGCCATTCGAAACCTGAGAGAACAAAGGTAATTAGTTCTACACTAGAGGAATAATACAAATGCAAATAAAAACCATATGTACGCATTGCATACCTTTGGCGAAAATACGAGGGGCCATAGACAAGATGCTGCACGAAGTAGTCTTCAAATAATCTAGCATGCGCGGCTGCCCTATCACGGTTAATTACCTTACAACTCGGCACAGAACCGCCACGACGTCGAGCATTGAACCGCGTGTTTGCATGGAGAACTATGGCCGCCGTAGCAACCATTAGTTCGTGGCCGTCGTCTtcacgctcctcctcctcctcagacGAACTCACGTATTGCCAAAGTAAGCTACGACACATTTTTGAGAGGAGGCTGAGAGATGTGGTAGAAAGTCAATGGACAATGGCTTCAGAACTCACATATATATAAATCAAGAAATATAGCCGTTTGGAAAAGAGCTGTTGAAAATATAGCCGTTTGCAAAAGAGCCGTTAAAAAAATAGTCGTTGCAACATATtatataattaaaaaaaatatggtaaTTAAATTAGAAAATTATACTTTATttaattaaatgaaaaaaaactattgGATTTTAATTATAAGCATTTCTTTACTGCCGCTTAATTTCAAGTTTGGTACGTCGTCCGTCCCTCCCTCGAAACGTTTCCCTTCACCCCTTCGGTCCGCCCCATTCATCGAGCCGCTTCCCCTTGGCTCTTATCTGCCGTACGTCGCAGCGAGCAGCCGCTGGGTTCCTCACCTCCCGCCGCCCTTACCCTCATCTGCCTCCGCCCTTCCCATTCTCCTATCCCGCACCTGACTCCTCTATGGGGTCTGACCACGATTAACGCCCTGATGGCCAAGCACATCGATGATGACTTAGCCGGCCATCCCGATTGAGGTCTCCCGTCGTCGTCCTGCCCCGGCAATGTCAGGATTGGggtggcctcctcctcaaGGTTCGGGGCCCTAGTCGCCGTTCCTCGGACCGGGGCAGCCATCCATGGGTATGCGGCCTCCATGGGATCCGGATTGGAGAATGCAGGGAGGAGAGAAGGGTGGAGTATAGAAGAGGGAGCAGGAGGGGCACGGGAGAACTGGATCGGGGGGTAGGGGCGCCTGGCCCTGGCGGCGCACGGGAGGActgggagagggagaggccgACATGAGAGATAGGGGGAGAGAGGATTAGGGATCGGGGCCCTTGATGCAGCCCCGTGCCGCCAATCCTCCTCGTCGGCCCGAG carries:
- the LOC100840060 gene encoding aspartic proteinase nepenthesin-2: MERTFLVLAVLLILAASLYASTPAPTEGAFFFAGGDVRVDLTHVDAGKQLSRRELVRRAVQRSKARAAALSVARLGGSNKGARQQDQNQQQPGLPVRPSGDLEYLVDLAVGTPPQPVSALLDTGSDLIWTQCAPCASCLPQPDPIFSPGASSSYEPMRCAGELCNDILHHSCQRPDTCTYRYSYGDGTTTRGVYATERFTFSSSSSGGETTKLSAPLGFGCGTMNKGSLNNGSGIVGFGRAPLSLVSQLAIRRFSYCLTPYASGRKSTLLFGSLRGGVYDAATATVQTTRLLRSRQNPTFYYVPFTGVTVGARRLRIPISAFALRPDGSGGAIVDSGTALTLFPAPVLAEVVRAFRSQLRLPFAANGSSGPDDGVCFAAAASRVPRPAVVPRMVFHLQGADLDLPRRNYVLDDQRKGNLCLLLADSGDSGTTIGNFVQQDMRVLYDLEADTLSFAPAQC